A genomic window from Coccinella septempunctata chromosome 9, icCocSept1.1, whole genome shotgun sequence includes:
- the LOC123321084 gene encoding uncharacterized protein LOC123321084: MEWKTPERKESNKLIISTNEQSSHREVLQKVKNATKEIWQDDGLRNIIPLRNGKIVLQCTSKDQQTRMSNVLNKSKEILKEMNDKKPTIMITGVMNGYSDEEIIGQLTNENEELNNTFGSTLKQRMRVLSRKTCRNEYEENIKIETDHEVAKYLLKRGYAYMDMVRLRIEEIIDVSLCFNCHKYGHVAKYCKDQTICHKCGENHRGSECKTLILDCPNCKINRIQKDLRRHTAIDTNCPIYGRKVAQIRQTVNYGQNTTQR; this comes from the coding sequence ATGGAGTGGAAAACTCCAGAGCGCAAAGAGTCAAATAAGTTAATAATCAGCACAAATGAACAAAGTAGCCACAGAGAGGTGCTACAAAAAGTGAAAAATGCCACTAAAGAAATATGGCAAGACGACGGATTGAGAAATATAATTCCTCTAAGAAATGGCAAAATCGTTCTGCAATGCACAAGCAAAGATCAGCAGACACGAATGAGCAATGTATTGAACAAGAGCAAAGAAATACTAAAAGAAATGAACGACAAAAAGCCGACAATTATGATAACTGGCGTGATGAACGGCTACAGCGACGAGGAAATAATAGGCCAACTTACAAATGAAAATGAAGAGTTAAATAACACATTTGGAAGCACATTAAAGCAAAGGATGAGGGTACTCTCAAGAAAGACATGCAGAAACGAATATGAAGAGAATATAAAAATAGAAACGGACCATGAAGTGgctaaatatttattgaaacgAGGTTATGCATACATGGATATGGTAAGGCTTCGCATAGAAGAAATAATCGATGTGTCATTGTGCTTCAATTGCCATAAATATGGTCATGTTGCTAAATATTGCAAGGACCAAACAATATGCCACAAATGTGGTGAAAACCACAGGGGCAGTGAATGTAAAACATTAATATTAGACTGCCCAAACTGTAAAATCAATAGAATACAGAAAGACTTGAGGAGACACACGGCTATAGACACAAATTGTCCGATATACGGCAGAAAAGTGGCACAAATACGACAAACTGTAAACTATGGACAGAACACTACTCAAAGATAA